A section of the Candidatus Omnitrophota bacterium genome encodes:
- the uvrA gene encoding excinuclease ABC subunit UvrA, with amino-acid sequence MVKDSIVINGAKEHNLKNIKVVIPRNSLTVITGLSGSGKSSLAFDTIYAEGQRRYIESLSAYARQFLQQLQKPNIESIEGISATIAIEQRSASSNPRSIVATQTEIYDYLRLLFARIGRPFCHKCAREIKSQSSEEIIEQVITSMPNSIISIFAPVIRGKKGHYRSLLEQIRKDGFSRVRIDKKEHALGEDVALDRYKIHTIEIFIDRLKVQAKSKDRLADSIEMALKIGGGTVIILKENARHESIFSEQYACVHCGESLGEIQPRFFSFNSPYGACPACNGLGTKLEFDPDLIIPDKSKSIAEGAVAPWKKGGRSYLMYYRALLRELARELDFSLNVPFRKLPQSIRKAILYGVDIHIWGKPFEGIIPHLTRLFSQTKSDFLKGEISRFMSVLACPECFGARLKKESLSVKIAGLSIWDVCQFSIKEAKKFFDNLKLSSKEAVIGMEALKEIRNKLNFCINVGLDYLTLERKSSTLSGGEAQRIRLATQIGSGLVGVIYILDEPSIGLHQRDNRKLIKSLLSLRDLGNTVIVVEHDETTIRSSDFIVDLGPQAGAGGGYLIYSGGLPGLLKSKKSLTAKFLNGELRIQAPGERRIADFSKALRIEGACEHNLKKIDVNIPLGVFNCVSGLSGSGKSTLIYDILYKALASHFYNSKEKAGKHSKISGLEFIDKVIIVDQAPIGRTPRSNPATYTGVFAHIREVFSRLPLSRARGYKPGRFSFNVKGGRCEACLGDGIKKIEMHFLPDVYVHCEVCKGTRFNQQTLEVRFKGNSISDCLNLCVSEARELFANIPKIKRILDTLSDVGLGYIQLGQFATTLSGGEAQRIKLSEQLSKRSSGRTLYLLDEPTTGLHFADVDKLLDVLHRLVDAGNTVLVIEHNLDVLKSCDYIIDLGPEGGDAGGEVVACGSPEEIIASLKSYTGIYLKKALRR; translated from the coding sequence ATCGTGAAAGATTCTATTGTTATTAACGGTGCTAAAGAACACAATCTTAAAAATATAAAGGTTGTGATTCCTCGCAATAGCCTGACGGTAATCACGGGTTTAAGTGGTTCCGGGAAATCTTCTTTGGCCTTTGATACTATATATGCTGAAGGCCAGCGCCGTTATATCGAAAGTCTTTCTGCATACGCCCGCCAATTCTTGCAGCAACTTCAAAAGCCGAACATTGAATCCATCGAAGGAATCTCGGCGACAATTGCAATAGAACAGCGCAGCGCATCTAGCAATCCGCGTTCTATTGTAGCGACACAGACTGAAATCTATGATTATCTGCGTCTTTTATTTGCACGTATTGGACGCCCTTTTTGTCATAAATGCGCTCGAGAAATCAAGAGTCAGAGCTCAGAAGAGATTATAGAGCAGGTTATTACTTCCATGCCTAATTCAATAATTAGTATCTTTGCTCCTGTCATAAGAGGTAAAAAAGGCCATTATCGAAGTCTGCTTGAACAGATTCGTAAAGACGGATTTAGCAGGGTTAGGATCGACAAGAAAGAACATGCCTTAGGAGAGGACGTCGCCTTAGATAGATACAAGATACACACAATAGAGATTTTTATCGACAGATTAAAAGTCCAGGCAAAGTCTAAGGATCGCCTTGCGGATTCGATAGAGATGGCCCTTAAGATCGGAGGCGGAACAGTTATTATCCTTAAAGAAAATGCTAGGCATGAGAGCATATTTAGCGAGCAGTATGCATGCGTACACTGCGGTGAAAGCCTGGGTGAGATCCAACCGCGGTTTTTTTCTTTTAATTCTCCCTATGGCGCTTGTCCTGCGTGTAACGGTTTAGGCACCAAGTTGGAATTTGATCCAGATTTGATTATCCCTGATAAAAGTAAGTCGATCGCAGAAGGGGCTGTTGCTCCTTGGAAAAAAGGTGGCAGGAGCTATCTTATGTATTATCGCGCCCTTTTGCGTGAGTTAGCCAGAGAATTAGACTTCAGCTTAAATGTACCCTTTAGGAAATTGCCACAATCTATACGTAAGGCAATCCTTTATGGGGTTGATATACATATTTGGGGCAAGCCGTTTGAAGGCATTATTCCTCATCTTACGAGATTATTCAGTCAGACAAAAAGTGATTTTCTCAAAGGTGAAATATCCAGATTTATGAGTGTATTAGCTTGTCCTGAGTGTTTTGGCGCACGATTGAAAAAGGAGAGTTTGTCAGTAAAAATCGCAGGTCTTTCTATATGGGATGTATGTCAATTCTCAATTAAGGAAGCTAAGAAATTCTTTGATAATTTGAAGTTGTCTAGTAAAGAAGCAGTGATTGGGATGGAGGCCTTGAAAGAGATAAGAAATAAGCTCAATTTTTGCATTAATGTTGGACTTGATTATTTAACATTGGAGCGAAAGAGCTCGACGCTTTCCGGTGGAGAGGCTCAGAGGATTCGACTTGCAACACAGATTGGCTCAGGATTAGTTGGTGTTATATATATTCTTGATGAGCCTAGCATTGGCCTGCACCAGCGCGATAACCGTAAGCTGATTAAGAGCCTCTTGTCATTGAGAGACTTAGGCAATACAGTGATAGTAGTAGAGCATGATGAGACCACAATAAGAAGCAGCGATTTTATAGTTGATTTAGGCCCGCAAGCAGGAGCTGGCGGTGGTTATTTGATTTATTCCGGAGGCCTTCCTGGTCTGCTTAAGTCCAAAAAATCTCTAACCGCAAAATTTTTAAATGGGGAACTTAGGATTCAGGCGCCAGGAGAAAGAAGGATCGCTGATTTTAGCAAGGCCTTAAGAATTGAAGGCGCCTGCGAACACAATCTCAAAAAAATTGATGTTAATATACCTTTAGGAGTGTTTAATTGCGTAAGCGGCTTATCCGGATCAGGCAAGTCGACATTGATTTATGATATTCTCTATAAGGCATTAGCCTCTCACTTTTATAATTCTAAAGAGAAGGCGGGTAAACACTCCAAGATTTCAGGTTTAGAATTTATTGATAAGGTAATTATCGTTGATCAGGCTCCTATAGGCAGGACGCCACGTTCCAATCCGGCTACATATACAGGCGTCTTTGCACACATTAGGGAAGTTTTTTCCAGACTTCCATTATCGCGGGCACGCGGATATAAGCCTGGAAGATTCAGCTTTAACGTAAAAGGAGGCAGGTGTGAGGCCTGTTTGGGTGATGGCATTAAAAAAATCGAAATGCATTTTTTGCCTGATGTTTACGTCCACTGTGAAGTATGTAAAGGCACGCGGTTTAATCAACAGACTCTAGAGGTTAGATTTAAAGGTAATTCAATAAGTGATTGCCTTAATTTGTGTGTGAGTGAGGCGCGTGAGCTTTTTGCAAATATTCCCAAGATAAAACGTATATTAGATACTCTTAGTGATGTTGGTTTAGGCTATATTCAGTTAGGGCAGTTCGCAACAACACTTTCAGGAGGCGAGGCCCAGAGGATAAAGCTCTCAGAGCAATTGAGTAAACGCTCAAGCGGCAGGACGCTTTATCTTTTGGATGAGCCTACAACAGGACTTCATTTTGCTGATGTTGATAAGTTGCTTGATGTCTTACATAGATTGGTTGATGCAGGTAATACTGTTTTAGTTATTGAACATAATCTAGATGTCTTAAAGTCCTGTGATTATATAATTGATCTGGGTCCTGAAGGCGGCGATGCCGGAGGTGAAGTAGTCGCTTGCGGTTCACCAGAGGAAATTATTGCCAGCCTTAAGAGTTATACCGGTATTTACCTTAAGAAGGCACTGCGGCGCTAA
- a CDS encoding tetratricopeptide repeat protein, with translation MKKKCFLLTSVFLFFWIAQSLLLPNRVYCIESNEAEDFYVAAKAFQDGFYDLSLESFKRFIKRYPDSSYLYETQFYIGRCLFFKGQFIESLSQFESLLKNPKTSQIQDGLNFWIAEVHFKGKDYKKAASFYYKVIEDYPDSEFLTPAYYSVALCMFELKDYAKAVDSFSQLISKFPKHPLVEPSSFKMAQSHYLSGQRQQAKSTFNEFIKDFPKSNRLPEAFFFLAEIFYYQADYKNAVDFYQRTLEMLKTNIKVADSDKLKNLAIVGIAWCYINEKKIKEAKKVLLAAEVTDAILLAKAAVEFMEDDLGVAIEIYNRLIRQFPESDYLLEAFLGKAEALYNRDSFDIAVVLYREMIDRFSNLEKFKDFESKIYYGLAWSYLKIGQFQEAINEFDKIAKTSNDEIVKISALCQMGDTYQETGQLDKALETYDEILKSYPDSLYSDYVQFQVAASLYKSEQLDAAILSFRALLDNFPKTKLKNRAQYYLGLVYFQQGNYKGAIDQLNKFLTEFRETNLASDAMYLLASSFYNLGEYKKSLSAFERIFKENIKRDEKISQAAEYEIANCLFQLGKEKEALQRLKVFLKKHPESKICADVFYWLGEYYMAIDNFEIARRYFRRLLSDFPEHELSDAAFFNIAVSYSESERFKAALKAFSQVRDSKNIELSLNANISMAEIYLANKDHRSALAIYDKLLQEQRFSAYKTLILTKKADSLRSIRDYSESLSNYRDALKASSREYNPEILFKIAEVEEERGNLKLALENYLKISYLPGFEQDLAKRALLRAARICETQRNWKEAKKIYNKLKDTDFDEAKYAYDRLNWIEKNIDKAQGK, from the coding sequence ATGAAGAAAAAATGCTTTCTTTTAACTAGTGTTTTTTTGTTTTTTTGGATAGCCCAGAGTCTATTACTCCCTAATCGGGTATACTGCATTGAAAGTAATGAGGCGGAGGATTTTTATGTGGCAGCCAAGGCATTCCAAGACGGTTTTTACGATCTCTCCTTAGAAAGTTTCAAGCGTTTTATTAAGCGTTACCCGGATAGTTCTTATCTTTATGAGACGCAATTTTATATTGGAAGATGCCTATTTTTTAAAGGCCAATTTATTGAGAGCCTTTCACAATTCGAATCTTTACTAAAAAATCCTAAAACGAGCCAAATCCAGGACGGCCTTAATTTTTGGATTGCTGAAGTCCATTTTAAAGGGAAGGATTACAAGAAGGCCGCCAGCTTTTACTATAAGGTCATTGAAGATTATCCTGATTCGGAATTTCTTACCCCAGCTTATTATTCTGTTGCTTTATGTATGTTTGAACTTAAAGATTATGCGAAGGCAGTCGATTCTTTTAGTCAATTGATATCTAAATTTCCCAAGCACCCTTTAGTAGAGCCTTCAAGCTTTAAGATGGCACAAAGCCATTATCTCTCTGGGCAGCGCCAACAGGCCAAAAGTACATTTAATGAATTCATTAAAGATTTTCCAAAAAGCAATCGTTTGCCTGAGGCCTTTTTCTTTTTGGCGGAAATCTTTTATTATCAAGCAGATTATAAAAATGCAGTAGATTTCTATCAGAGAACATTGGAAATGCTTAAAACCAATATAAAGGTTGCAGATTCTGATAAGCTGAAGAATTTAGCCATTGTCGGTATTGCCTGGTGTTATATAAATGAGAAAAAAATAAAAGAGGCAAAGAAGGTGCTCCTCGCTGCTGAAGTAACGGATGCAATTCTTTTGGCAAAGGCGGCAGTTGAATTCATGGAGGATGATTTAGGAGTAGCAATTGAAATTTACAATAGACTGATTAGGCAGTTTCCAGAAAGTGATTATCTGCTGGAGGCCTTCTTAGGCAAGGCAGAGGCCCTATATAATCGTGACTCATTTGATATTGCCGTAGTTCTATATAGAGAAATGATCGATAGATTCTCTAATCTTGAAAAGTTTAAAGATTTTGAGAGTAAGATTTATTACGGGCTTGCCTGGTCTTATCTTAAGATAGGACAGTTCCAGGAGGCAATAAATGAATTCGATAAGATTGCCAAGACATCCAATGATGAGATTGTAAAGATTAGCGCCTTATGCCAAATGGGTGATACTTATCAAGAGACAGGCCAATTAGATAAGGCCCTAGAAACTTATGATGAAATTCTAAAAAGTTACCCGGATTCGCTTTATAGCGATTATGTCCAGTTCCAGGTCGCAGCCAGTCTTTACAAATCAGAGCAACTCGATGCGGCTATATTAAGTTTCCGGGCATTGCTCGATAATTTCCCTAAGACGAAGCTTAAAAATAGGGCGCAATATTATTTGGGATTGGTTTATTTTCAGCAGGGAAATTACAAAGGCGCTATAGACCAGCTTAATAAATTTTTAACTGAATTCCGCGAAACTAATTTGGCGTCTGACGCTATGTATCTATTGGCATCTTCCTTTTACAACCTAGGTGAATATAAAAAATCTCTTTCTGCTTTTGAAAGAATCTTCAAAGAAAATATAAAACGGGATGAAAAAATCAGCCAGGCTGCCGAGTATGAAATTGCAAATTGCCTTTTCCAGTTAGGAAAGGAAAAAGAGGCCCTGCAAAGACTAAAGGTCTTTTTAAAAAAGCATCCAGAATCAAAAATATGTGCTGATGTTTTTTATTGGTTGGGTGAATATTATATGGCAATCGACAATTTTGAAATCGCACGTAGATACTTTCGTCGACTATTAAGCGATTTTCCCGAACATGAGCTTTCTGACGCTGCTTTTTTCAATATAGCAGTAAGCTATAGTGAATCAGAACGTTTCAAGGCGGCATTAAAGGCATTTTCGCAAGTTAGGGATTCTAAAAATATTGAGTTGAGTTTGAATGCTAATATTTCAATGGCGGAAATTTATTTGGCAAACAAAGACCATCGAAGCGCCTTAGCAATTTATGATAAACTTTTGCAAGAACAACGATTTTCAGCTTACAAAACGTTGATCTTAACCAAAAAGGCGGATTCTTTAAGATCAATAAGAGATTACTCAGAGAGCCTCTCTAACTATAGAGATGCACTTAAGGCCTCTTCGCGTGAATATAATCCGGAGATTTTATTTAAGATTGCGGAGGTTGAAGAAGAGAGGGGTAATCTAAAATTGGCACTTGAAAATTATCTTAAGATAAGTTATCTACCTGGATTTGAACAAGATCTCGCCAAGCGAGCACTTCTTAGGGCTGCCAGGATCTGCGAAACGCAGCGCAATTGGAAAGAGGCGAAGAAGATATACAATAAATTGAAAGATACAGATTTTGATGAGGCTAAATATGCCTATGATCGCTTGAATTGGATTGAGAAAAATATTGATAAGGCTCAAGGAAAATAG
- a CDS encoding MotA/TolQ/ExbB proton channel family protein: MSEIIQKIGLLLLSIVVAFLLYLKVGIINKGGPVMILLIVCSIFALAIVMERFWLLHRMRLDASKFLEKIVDTLKRQRVKEAIESCDKSPHPIGLILKAGIVKSDRSREDIKEAMEDASLYEVPRMEKNLGLLATLAHICPLLGLLGTVMGLVRCFQVIQLKSVGFQPVSPGDLAGGIWEALITTVAGLSIAIPTYVAYNYLVNRVNSFILEMERSATELLNFLTERTFSES, encoded by the coding sequence ATGTCTGAAATAATTCAAAAGATTGGTTTGTTGCTTTTAAGTATTGTAGTCGCCTTTCTTCTCTATTTGAAAGTCGGCATTATTAATAAGGGTGGACCGGTAATGATTTTACTCATTGTCTGTTCAATCTTTGCTTTGGCAATTGTCATGGAGCGGTTTTGGTTGCTTCATAGAATGCGCTTAGACGCCAGTAAATTCCTGGAGAAAATAGTTGATACCTTAAAAAGGCAAAGGGTTAAAGAGGCTATTGAGTCTTGCGATAAGTCACCACATCCAATCGGATTAATTTTAAAGGCAGGGATTGTAAAGTCTGATCGTTCTCGAGAGGATATAAAAGAAGCAATGGAAGATGCTTCTTTATATGAGGTGCCGAGAATGGAGAAGAATTTAGGCCTTCTGGCTACATTAGCGCATATCTGTCCTCTTTTGGGGTTATTAGGTACGGTAATGGGCCTGGTGAGATGTTTTCAGGTTATACAATTGAAGTCAGTAGGATTTCAGCCAGTGAGTCCGGGAGATCTTGCGGGTGGAATATGGGAGGCATTAATTACTACGGTGGCAGGTCTCTCAATAGCCATTCCCACATACGTAGCTTACAACTATCTTGTTAATCGTGTAAATAGTTTTATTCTAGAAATGGAACGCTCAGCTACAGAGTTGCTTAATTTCTTAACCGAAAGGACGTTTTCTGAATCATGA
- a CDS encoding biopolymer transporter ExbD, producing MKFKRHMQLEHGLGQLDIAPLIDVIFQLLIFFMLTSSFVLRSGIRVNLPQAVTSEVVKDKNVIITVSAENVLYLGGSVVTLDELKARLKAVKRVSGSVLIKADSKAYLGRVVEIWDLCREIGLEQINVATNQQVE from the coding sequence ATGAAATTCAAAAGACATATGCAGTTAGAGCATGGCCTAGGTCAACTCGACATCGCGCCTTTAATTGATGTCATCTTTCAGCTATTGATATTTTTTATGTTAACTTCAAGTTTTGTATTACGATCTGGGATACGTGTAAATTTACCCCAGGCAGTTACAAGCGAAGTAGTCAAAGATAAGAATGTTATTATAACTGTTAGCGCTGAAAATGTTTTGTATCTAGGAGGTTCCGTAGTAACTCTAGATGAATTAAAAGCGAGATTGAAGGCCGTTAAACGCGTTTCGGGTTCTGTTCTGATTAAAGCTGATTCCAAGGCTTACTTGGGACGCGTTGTTGAAATTTGGGATTTATGTCGTGAAATTGGACTGGAACAAATAAATGTCGCTACTAACCAACAGGTTGAATGA
- a CDS encoding hydrogenase maturation nickel metallochaperone HypA: MIPINFSWLIFLFVSCPLLFLFVMWVIPLKRQRFFNILESEKDAWHCNVCTYTYLIFDKKTAISKCPRCGSFNRRVESSTSNSNFSLEKIS, translated from the coding sequence ATGATACCAATTAATTTTAGCTGGTTGATTTTTCTATTTGTTTCCTGCCCGCTTTTATTTTTATTTGTCATGTGGGTGATACCTTTAAAGAGACAACGTTTTTTTAATATATTGGAGTCTGAAAAGGATGCCTGGCATTGTAACGTTTGTACGTATACTTATTTAATTTTTGATAAGAAGACAGCAATTTCTAAATGTCCACGCTGTGGTAGTTTCAATAGAAGGGTAGAGTCTTCAACCTCGAATTCTAATTTTTCTCTGGAAAAAATCAGCTAA
- a CDS encoding winged helix-turn-helix domain-containing protein, translating to MITRIGIAAGEVWHFLDSHGQAKLEDVLSNIDKPRDILLMSIGWLAREGHVVLNNDGESYLLILRKAEVG from the coding sequence ATGATTACAAGGATAGGCATAGCAGCAGGCGAGGTCTGGCATTTTCTGGATAGTCATGGCCAAGCAAAATTAGAAGATGTCTTATCTAATATTGATAAACCACGCGATATCTTATTAATGAGCATCGGTTGGTTAGCCAGAGAAGGTCATGTTGTGCTGAATAATGATGGTGAAAGTTATTTATTGATATTGAGAAAAGCGGAAGTTGGATAG
- a CDS encoding pilus assembly PilX N-terminal domain-containing protein produces the protein MNTSNTRGKINKKKGVALVTVLIFVLLVSMVAITSVYLMTNQARQIEKQIRRITAFYSTQAAAVQAREDIFKDRTLNVLDLDPINNQKVDIAYYPATERLETNIIYFP, from the coding sequence ATGAATACCAGCAATACCAGAGGCAAGATTAATAAGAAGAAAGGAGTAGCTTTAGTTACAGTATTGATCTTCGTTTTGTTAGTTTCTATGGTTGCAATAACCTCAGTGTATTTAATGACAAACCAAGCTAGGCAGATAGAGAAGCAAATTCGCAGAATAACTGCCTTTTATTCTACTCAGGCAGCCGCTGTACAGGCAAGAGAAGATATTTTTAAAGATCGTACCTTAAACGTTTTAGATTTAGATCCAATAAATAACCAAAAAGTAGATATTGCTTATTATCCCGCCACAGAAAGATTAGAAACTAACATCATCTATTTCCCATAA